Part of the Candidatus Dependentiae bacterium genome is shown below.
GCCAGATGAAGCAGCAATATGGAGTGGTGTATAGCCAAATCGATGATCAGTCGCATTGACGTTGGCACCTTTATCAAGCAGTAGTTGCGCCATGTCAGTAAGGCCACGATTAGCAGCCCAATGGAGTGGTGTATAGCCACGGTAAGTAACTGCATTAGGATTGGCGCCCGCTTGGAGTAGTTGCTCAATCTGTTCCCTAGTGCCTAGTTGAACTGCTTTGAGTAATTGACTGTCCAGATCTTGCTGATTGGTCATGGCTGTACCTTGGAGAGGTAACAATAGGAGGGCAAGAAAGAGCTTGTTCATATAATTTCCTTTAGTAATATTATTCTTATTAGTTTCTTTTAGCATGCCAATAGTGTTTGCTAGTTATCAATAATGTGATAGCAATTATAATCAACATTGGCAGGGTTTAATTCTAAATTACTAGCAGTAAGGAGTAATTTTTTTAGGATTAATGGCCTTTACTATCATTTTAACACAGCTTGTTTATTTTATAACATTCAATATATTATAAAAAGACGATATTGTTTTATCGTAATGATTAATAAAATTAGCTAAATTAGGTATGCTTTTATCAAGCCAACGGTAGATTATTGTCCTTGGGCATAAGTAGCAATATAAGAAGCTAATTCTTTAGGTAATTGAATATCTGTTATAACTACATCATCATCAGCTGGTCTTTTCTTACTTAGCTGCGCAGCAGAAGCGGACTTGTACATTTCTTGGGCAGATCGTCGTGCTAATGCAAAGCGTAAAGCGTATTGCTTGAACTCTTGACCCATGTACTTATAAACTAGCTTGTTGGTTTGTTGGTATAAGCTTTGTAGTCGCTGGTTATAGTGAGCAATTTCTTGTGCTGTTAATTGCAGCTTTGGTAATAGTTTTTTAACAATAAATAAATAACCGAGTCCAATAGCCTTATCCAAAAGCTCTTTAGTCGGTTGCGCATCAGCAGTAAGGTCTAGCTCATTGTAGTTTCGCAAAAGCTTTATTATTTCCTCTTGATTGAGCACTTGAGCTAGCTGGTGGCCGCTATTGAATTGTTCGGCTGACTGTAATGGCGTATAACCCTTGTCGTCTTTTACATTAGGATTAGCTCCAGCGGCAAGTAATGCTTTTATAGCCTCACTATTTGCACTGTAGGCAGCATTGTGTAATGGCGTATAGTGATTCTCATCAGCAGCATTAGGATTAGCGCCAGCGGCGAGTAATTCCTGTACTTGTTGCGTATTGCCATTTTGAGCAGCTTGAAATAGCTGGATATTAAGATAGTTGGTTTGTCTATAGAGTTGTTGTAACAGCTTGTTGTAGCTTGTAAGATCTGCTACAGTCAGTTGTAGCTTAGATAACAGTTTCTTAGCGATAGGTGCATACCCTTGCTCTAGTGCTTTATCTAGTAGCTCTTTGGTAGGATTGGCATCAGCAGCGTGCTCTAACTTTATATATTCTTCCAGTATTTGTATTGCTTTATCATTGACAGCTCTGCCAGCCGCCCTAGCACTTTTAGCAAGTTCTAAAGGCGTCCAGCCAACAAAGGTTGTGACATGAGGATTAGCGCCAAGGGTGAGTAATTTTTGTACTTGTTGTGCATTGCCGTTGTGAGCAGCATCGATTAGCTGACTATCAAGATTATTCATCCCATACAGACAGGAGAAAAAGGGTATAATAAGGAGTAATTTTTTCATAAATGCCTTTCTTTAGTAGAATCGTTTCTTATTATTGTACGCTATTTATTTCATATTGTCAATAAAATTGGGATAAAATAGCTAGGATGATCCTATTTGGGTGATTGAGCGAATGGGGCTCTTATGCTCTCTTTGTTGCAATAAAAGGCAGTCCTTACTAGCTTCTCGAAGCTACTCATCTAGATCGTTCATGCTGCGCGTGGTATCATGAGCAATAGTTTTTCCTATAGAGCCGTTTTTAATATAGTGACTAAGTCTGTATAGTACATAGAGCCTTGATCAGGGTGGCTATCATTAATAAGAGACCTGACCAATCAAGTGTGGATACATTAAATTTGAACCCGAGTAATTGACTAAATGAAATAAGCCTTTATGCTTATAAAAATAACTACTCTAAAAATAAGGTTAAAACTATGCAAAAATTACTAACACTTTCAGTTATCCTTCTCTTTACACAATCACATGCCACAGAATTGACCGATGCCATACGCACGAACGATAGACATAAAATAGAGCAGTTGCTCGCACAATCATCCAC
Proteins encoded:
- a CDS encoding ankyrin repeat domain-containing protein is translated as MNKLFLALLLLPLQGTAMTNQQDLDSQLLKAVQLGTREQIEQLLQAGANPNAVTYRGYTPLHWAANRGLTDMAQLLLDKGANVNATDHRFGYTPLHIAASSGYTELAQLLL
- a CDS encoding ankyrin repeat domain-containing protein; translation: MKKLLLIIPFFSCLYGMNNLDSQLIDAAHNGNAQQVQKLLTLGANPHVTTFVGWTPLELAKSARAAGRAVNDKAIQILEEYIKLEHAADANPTKELLDKALEQGYAPIAKKLLSKLQLTVADLTSYNKLLQQLYRQTNYLNIQLFQAAQNGNTQQVQELLAAGANPNAADENHYTPLHNAAYSANSEAIKALLAAGANPNVKDDKGYTPLQSAEQFNSGHQLAQVLNQEEIIKLLRNYNELDLTADAQPTKELLDKAIGLGYLFIVKKLLPKLQLTAQEIAHYNQRLQSLYQQTNKLVYKYMGQEFKQYALRFALARRSAQEMYKSASAAQLSKKRPADDDVVITDIQLPKELASYIATYAQGQ